Genomic DNA from Epinephelus moara isolate mb chromosome 24, YSFRI_EMoa_1.0, whole genome shotgun sequence:
TTTACGAGTGTGGCGAATCTGAAATACCTCCAAAGCCGGCCGGTGCAGGTCAGGCTGGATGGTGTAGATTCCATTCTCTTTGATCCCGAGCCTGTAAATCTCGGCACAGTCCTGAGGATGCAACCTCTCCAAGGGGGCAACTGAGAACCATGAACAGTACACTTTAATTCAAATCATTAATCAGCAACAGTTGCATCATGTGATCATGTCTGATGCCCTCACCTGTGGGTGGATGTTGTGTGATGCTCTTTAGGAAAAGCAGCAGgtctttctccccctctcttcccACAGCTGCACTCTCTGTCAACCCCGACAAAGACATGGGTTATCAGTGAGACATTGGGGTTAAAAATAGAAGCCTTGTCTTGATATATGACACAGAGGGGTTTCAGTTTGTATGAAGGCTGTTTAAATCTTCACATCGTGAGCCATATACTGtagtatgtgtgtctgtgtgtgcatgtacacagaGTTTTTCTCATCCCTCTCAGTGCAGTTAAATTCCTATGCACTCACCTGTGACCGACACTTAGCAGGCCTCATTGAGGTTCTGTTTACTATGTGTGGGGGAGTGCCTGCGCTGGcatttctatgtgtgtgtgtgaggttgtcTGTGTGTAGTAGAGGTGGGGGATATAAATGTGTACTACTCACCCAGTCGTTTGGCCATCGCCCCAAGGGCCTGGCTGTGACAGTGGAGGTCACACTCTGTCAACACAGCTGCCATTAGTGCCAGGATGGCCCCTAGGGAGTTGCTCTCCTGGCCCCCGTGACTCCAGGGGCCCCCTGTTTCCTGGACAGAGCGCATGCAGCGCTGCAGCTGAACAAGACGCTCTTTGACACCTCCAGTCTGCAAAGACAGTGCTCACAGGTACTTCTTGATACGACATTGTTACACACAAAACTGCCAACTCCTCTTTAATTATCAAGGAAATTTAATATGCATAAACGCTGATGGGTGAAATGATGCTGTAATAAATCAAGCTGCGGCTGTGCATAATCATGCATCCTTCAGTTTGGAAGATAACACCTCAGAGGCTAATCCACTCTCAAAACTCACAGCtcagttttttgtttcacaCTCAATTTGTCTCTCACACTTACATCAGCCATGGTCACGTCCCTCTCACACACCTGTTGCTGCATGAGCTCAGCACAACCATATgatgaggacatttttaaagCAGACCTAATTTTATCCCTTCTTTGATTGCTGACTGTCATTGCTCCATGGCTGTTAGGTGGTGCCAAGTTTAGTGTGCCCACTGTCCCGTGAGAAAGGACCTGCTGACCTGTGCCTGGTAGCTCACTGCTCAGTCTCCCTGGCACACATGTATGAGACGACATGGGGGCAGctctgtttcaactcgtctatCACTGTTTATGAACCACCTCACTGTTACACAGCTGAGAAATATCTGATTAAAAGTCCCCTTATCTGGCTTTTCTTAGAATAACACTTGAGATATTAAACAATGAGATTCATTGAGAGAAGTACAGCCCATGACCTCCCACTACACTGAAGGTGATGTCACTCACCTTTGGCTGAACCTGGGTGATGTCGTGCCTGTGCTCCACCTTCCGAGGAGCATCTGAGATTGCTGGAAGTGAAAGCCCCATCCTGCAGGCAGTTGTCCCGGTTTGACCCTCGCAGGCCCCGGTACCCGCTCCTGCTCCCGTCCCAGGCTGGATGGGAGCAGCCACCAGACTGTCCCTGCAGGGAGGATGCGTGCAGGCTGGAGATGCATCGGAGGACAGCAGTGCTCCCGCATACAGTGACAGCAGAGAAAGGAAACTGAGAGAACCGAGGGGAATCATGGGAAAGTGCAATAATGCAGGCTCGTCCTGACCTTTGTCTTAAACTCTTGAGCCTTCTCCTCCAGGAGGAAAGCTGCCTTTCTCTGAGCTGTAAGTTgtttgtccttttgttgttgagGGTCCTCAGAAAACTTTTACTTTATATCTTAACAGCTGCCTCTTCAGGTGGAATGTTTTTGCTGACCTGTCCTTTTTGTTTAGATCTCTCTATTGTTTTCTACTCTTTGAGCTTCTTTCATCCTCTacgtcttcttctttttttgtcctcagttcagttcactgcccgtcctcctctttctcctgctctctgtctgttaGTGAGGTTGCTTTGGCTCAGATTCCTAGATAACTGCGGCACTCTTTGCTGTCTGACACGGACTAATGCACCCACCCCctgatgcatgcacacacacacacacacactcacacccacacacacacacacacacacacacacacacacacacacacaatctgtcCATCTCCTTAACTCATCTCATTCTCTCTTTTAGACtcccacacagccacacacacacagaggtgcacgtttacacacacacacacacacacacacacacgcacgcacgcacacacacacacgcacacacacgcacacacacgcacatgcagtGTAACATTATGCAAACAAATCTTTCGTAGACTAATGGACTTGTTAATGCTGCGGATGAGTAGCACTTTGCCTGCCTCTGCAACAATACCTGTCTCACATCCTGTATGTTCATGCTAACATAACTTTCCTAACCCATACCCAGTCTGAACAGACTTTAACCCCCTCTTACCCATCAACATGCATACAATGTTTGCAGAGATGAAAATGCAGCAGATGCTTAAAGTATGTGGCTCCTTTCCTCCTGTGCACCATTTCCTCGCTCACATCCTTTTGTgtcacagtgtttgtgtttacaaacGGCGTTCCAAAGAGGCCATAAAGACTCTACATTCAATAGGATGGAGAGGGCAGGAATTCCTCTATAAACACCAGTCATCAGGATTCTGCAGAGGCACACTCCCACTAACaaggagcacaaacacacacgtaggTGCACACTTAAGCATGAGCATGGAGCAGTATGAAATCTCTGGATTAATGATGTGAAACTTCTGATGAGCCAATGGCAGCTCTCTGTTATTTAGAGTTTAAATGAAGATTTTAAAGACTCAAAAGATAGTTAGGATCCTAATTTAAGTTACTAAATTCACACACGTTTCTCTTGGTACATAATTATGTGTAAGATTTAaaggcatctattggcagaaatggaaaataatatttataactatgtcttcattcatttataatcacctgaaaaaaagaatcattgtgttttcgttaccttagaataagccgtTTGTATCTACACACAGAGCgcgtcctcttccacagagtccaccatgttgtttttcagtagcccagaatggacaaaccaaacactggctctagatagggatattcttgtttttatgtcagccactgtagttcttcTACACACTTGGACACACATGGATGTATTCCTGAATGGGCCTgttgggcacaggcccaggggcccaaagtgttatggcccccctggccttcacttgcaaaatgtgaAATGCCAGATTGCCACGTATTGatcaggaagagactcaaaatgaccacaaagggacacaaaccCACAGAATGTacagtgactacaaagagatgcaaaaccaccacaaagtctgtgtcttgctcttgtgtaggagaggtggtggggccttttgcatatctgtgagGAGCCCATCATCTCATAATCCGCGCATGACAGTAGAAAGTTTAAGTTCTGCAACCTCAAagctagatgctactaaatcctacacattgaaCCTTTAAAGATTCTGTTAGATTAATGATAAATGTAACACTAGGAGTTTGTGAACAATAGGATATCTATAGATGCTACAGTTCTGTATTTAAGAAACAAattcgttttttattttgtatttattcactgATGGAAAAAACTGCAAATGAGCCAGTCACCTGTAGTCTATAGGTAGATGTTAAAGATTGCctaaaaatagaagaaaaaaaacatgtcttatAAAGTAAATACGTATATGCGACatcttaaatataaaaatagtaCAGCACACATTCACTCATAAATAATGCCACAATGAGACCATTGTAAAAACTATATGTGACTGTTGTGAGCTAATCCAGATCatttaatgtgaaaaaatagaaatgtattaaGGGTAAGCATTTTGTTATTGCGACTcaaattaactttgtttatgTGTAGCTGAGAAAATAGATATTTGCAATTTAATGCATGTAGTGATTGAATGTTGTTATTGACAGACATGCAGCTGTTTGTGACTCAAATATTTCAGATGTTATGAATACGGTTCTGCTGCTAAAACtattgtgtgtgtctctcactAACCAGAGATTATATTTCTTAAAGAACTTGAAGCATGTCTTTGGTACTTAGTTGGGAGTTTACAGTAACAATTTGCTTAAAGTGACACTTCTGAAATCTTTTTTAATATCATTATAATGTATcctaattatatatttttatattaatatcaCACAGCCCTTATAAATATAAAGTTCAAAATCAGTTTGAAAGTTTTTTGTAATGTGTTATGGTATCGTacattttttgtcacattttgaaggggaaaatattaatgtgttttaattagaCATGAACTTTCTGTCATATCtgtcagaaatatatttttacatgacacacgcacacacacacacacacacacacacacacacacacatatacacagacacacactcacaaaaacatattttctctcCTGGACTAACAGTCCACAGACAGGCCGTAAAGGCTGACCTACATCCCAATCTTTACATGTTTctgaaacactgtgtttttgtatttaggGCATAGACAGTCTTTCATGTATCACCGAACCAGCTCACTCACCTGTCTTTGACCGTAACACTTTCACAGCACAATGTCAGTACCACAGTGTGCTACAGCACTCTATAGAGGTTTAAAACTTGAATGTGGGCTAGTGTTTGGGACCACCAGTTCACCTGGTGCATTGATTCAAAGTGAGTTGACACCGTCCTCTAGTGGTGGATCATCACAGTTCTCCACTTTGTCATTGATTCACTGCAATTAACCACACTGAACCATCACGTCTCTTACATGTTATCTTGATCATGTAAAGatgaaaaaacatcactgaTGGGGGGAGGTGTTAAAGTAAGAGGGCAGGTGATCtagtatgcacacacacacttcggGTGATGAGAATCATGTGATATGGTCAAACGCCCCAGAAAGGCTACTAAATGGACTTTGAAACTGTTTTCTAGGTTGAGAGTGGACCTTTGCTTTCAAAGGGGCACACCATTGATTTTAAGTTCAGTTTTGTGGTCATGTCTCCATGTGACAAAGTCTCAGACAATAACCCTGTTGATGTTGTCAGGTTGTCTTAGCTTGGGCTTGAGGCATCAACATTTTAATAgcaaaactgtttcaaactgaGGGTTGTGGGATTTGATAAAAGTGCACAGCCAGGAGGCAGTTGCACTGTGGGAATTATGGGTACTAGTGTTTTTGGAGTTTGACCCATAAAGACTTAGCACTTGGATATGTCAGTCTTTCTTGCTTGAAATTTTAAATAGGGTCGCAATGGTATGATATTTTCATGGTATATTAACCATCTCATAAAATATCATGGTTTCACTGTATTACAGAATTGATATTATCATCAATCCTAATGATgcttaaagaaatgaaaatgcaaGGGTTGTTTTTGATTgaagaaatgttttattactataattcagtcaggaaaactttagtcaaagaaaactttatttccatttgcagtattacatttggcggtatggctctgttctggggcctctgcaTTTCCTAGGCCAATGCAGCGAGCCTCTTCCActgaaggcagagagagcacacctctctgcccttccacatgcaaaccaggaaagcctgaggcggagagagcaaacctccctgcccttccatgtgcctacatagAAAGCCTGatgcagggagagcagcagcaaagaccccccaggagcagaacagagcagcatcaatgacaaacagcaatgacactgataagtcagacacagcatgaaaagtaGGAGCTGGGCTGGAagcgggttgcaaagcggcttgcagaggaagctgCAACAGAGGGCAGGCCAAATCAGTTTAAAtaggcgccctgaatgagatttgcatagaaaggaatcatgtgatctatcagctgactcccttccatcaatcagctgctccatcagttgattgggctgtttgagaccAGCTAATGTAGCTAGGATgggagctgagcttgacatcctgtcctgcctgaactaaggGTATGTTCAGTTTGAaatttgaaaccattttgtcaatgaaagtatgtgtaaaaactctcccttttgaaaataatcaaaattaGAGGGGATATTCTaggtccagttgcattttttccccGATATCGTAGCTGAGCAAATGTACATGATATACCTTGAACCTGTATATGACTTCAACCctaatttaacatattttttatgttgAATCTGCCTTTTGTGTGTCCCCCAACTTTATGGGATGGGAATACTAAACTGCTGAAATACTGCTTTTACACCCACATGTGGAGGGACCTTATTAAACTGAACCTCTATGGGCCTACCAATCATATGATGTAACATGATATGATGTTGCACTGATGACAAACAGCTGAAACTGCAGCTGAATCTGAACATATAACCATATAGTCattatattacatatatattgATTGTTCTATCttccaaaaaacaaactgattatTTCTGCAGAAGCCACGCAGAACTTTTACTGTGACATAGAGAAATAATTCACAGGTGGGCGGAGACTATCAGCGGGCTGCGTGTGACGTTTCACGCAGACGTTGTTTTGGAGGAGGAagtgaaaggggaagagagaagCTGGGGGTAGCAGATAGTTAGCTCGCTGGCAGGCAAGCATCTAAGAAAAGTGCCAAATTTACACACCACTTGTCGATAATCTGCCTCGTCAATCTACGCCGCGGTTTTTGTTAGCGTCCACGCAAAGGGCAACACATTTTTCTAACAATTTGAAACGAGGTACTGCCAAATTAACGCTAGCTAACGAGTTCGGTGCcagcgagctagctagctaacgtaacGCCTAGTTAGCCACTAACGCTAACTGCCCTGAACAATAACAGCTAGTTAGCTCGCGGACAGCTCGGTTCAAGTCAAGAAGTCGCCGCTCCGGTGTGCTACAAGTTGAAAGTAAGTACAAGAGACGACGACAGACTGTTAATACGTATAATGTTTGCTCAGTCATCATTTCGTGTCAGTGTCCTATTAACGCCAACGCTACAACAGCTAATGGTGGTGCAATGTTTTTCGAGAAGCTGGTTGACAAAAACAAGGCCGGCCTGTGGCTCCTCTGGGTCGGATCCAACAAGGAAGCAGAACCGGGGAGACGAGGTCGGTCGAACAAGGCTTTgtcaaaaaacagagaagcccCCTTTGTCAAATAATGACAGAGTGATTTAGCTACTTTAATTTTTACTTGTCCATGCATATTGAGGTGGAGGGGGTGCGGGCTACACTCAGCTTTTCACCTCAAACCCACCACTCTCTGCTGCTGATTGATTAGTCTTCTGTCACTGTGGATTTtgacagaaaacattttgatgGTGGCAAGGATCGAGTTCATGTATGTCTTCTGTCAACAGGCTGTATGAGAAAAATACCCTGTTGTCTCTGCCGTGGTGTTGCCAGGCAGActatgtttgtctgtgttaagttgtttttgtttcagttgtgaCTCACAGGTCACGCAGGTACTCGTCTCTCAGTTTATTTGTTTGATCataagtgtgtgttttaatgatctGACAGAGCTACAACGCCCATCACTTGTGCCAAAAGCTTGCCAAGATTAAATGTAACCTGAAATCCACTtccatccattttttttcttgttgaagTTAAAATGTTGTCCAGCTTTCTTCATTAACTTCATCTAGATTGGTTGTCAAGATCATACTTACTGAGTATGGACACTGAGACATTTTTCTGCTGTTGGCAACCAGCAACCATACTGGAGTTTTACCCTGAAACACCTGCCTGGCAGTTAGGATCAGCTCTGATATGAGATTCGTTTAATTTTCTTGAATATAATACAACCTATGTTCATGCTGAATCATCATGGCTAAAATGCTTTACCCTTTTTTCATGGTTAACAGTGTAGCATACTCAGCTGTGTCTCTTTTTACCTTCACCTTGCACAATGTACCTCCCAGTTTGTTCCGCTGTACTGAAGTACATACCgtcagtgtttattgttgaaCGTCTATATATATGTCTGAAGGCTTATgtggaaatgtttttacatttgataCAATCCTGAATTGCAGCAATGAAAGATTAAAATTGAGTTACTGTGTAATTGTAGGGAAACACCTTGTTTGTAAGCATTGTTATATAGGAATTTGTTACTGCATGTGATATTTTGTACTCCTTTAATACAGTAGTATAGTGCTTTAATTGCTTaacatgtgtatgttgttttcCGTTCTGTCAATATGCTCGATTTTGACCGCACTGACGTGACTCCTTTTGTTAACCCTGGGTCACTGAACCATCTGTTAATCACATTTTGTGTACTAACCAAGATGCACATTACGTAGCTAACCTGGAATCATGAAGATGGTGTAACTTTCTGACGTGTACAGATGGGTTTGAGCGTTGAGAAACATCTGAAGCCATCCAAAGTtatatttagtttgtttgtgtctgtgggtgtACGGGCATAATCCATATCAGAGGTGATCTGTGAATTCCAGCTGCTTGTGCCAGTAATTTACTGGCAGAAGGGGGAAGTCGGTTGTGATTTCTTACTTGAGTGCTACACATGACAGTTTTGAGCACACATTTCTCAATATGAAGCTATGAACAGTTGGCTAGCTAGTGCATTGATGGGTagttgtcagtttttttttgtcttacagATGTTTGCCCAGTCATCCTTTTTGATTCTTAAATAATGTAAACAGATGGAACACTGTCCATGAACAATGGATGGATAAAacatcaaaagaaaaacaatgtggcttttgaaaaataattaacattATCAGTATTACACTCACAGATTTCACAAATTAATTGATAGACAATTTGGTGGTGGCAAACTAAAGGTGAAACTTTCTGTGCTGCAATGATAATTTATGTATTTGGGTCATTTTTAGGGACCAGAGAGAGCAGCTATGCATCAAACTCATAATGGTAGAGTCAGGAAATTAAATACTAGACATGGAGCCAATagatcaaatttactttttcctagtagagaaaaaaaaacacatttaaataccAGGACTCTCTCTAATACTGCTCTAAACTATATGAtcttttgaatattttaatgcaaaatcATGCAAGAAAAAGGTTTACACAGTTATTTTAGCTAATGCAAACAGCATGAAAAAATGCCCATGACACATTGGCTACTTAAAACCAGCAGCATTTTTAAAGACAATTTACTGGTGCAGTAAATGCTATGCTTTTACAGTGCCATACTATcatgtgttttcacagacaggtaaatactgtaaaaattaacttcacattttttaattaagatTAATTCAGTTTGTCACAAAATGCTCTGATACTAGTATCAGTGAAACCTGGCAGTTGATGCTGGTGTATTAGCGTATTTCAAGAGTCTTGAGACAGAGGGACTCAGACTGTTTGTAGTGATAAACATCTACCTGATGTCTTACTTCGTTGGCACTCAGGAATCAGTGTCTAACGCTCAGCTGTCTGTCAAAGGTGAAAGACCGGAGTTGAGTTTCTTTTGTAATCATGTGACTGTGGTCTGAGTACATCTAGACTTCAGGGATGTACTGTTGTTCATGCTTCTGTCAGCTAATCGGTCACTAGCATATAGTGCTTCacatgttgtgcttcacagtacGGCAGTCACTGGAGTGCTGTCCTTGTTCAAGTCAGA
This window encodes:
- the si:ch211-157b11.8 gene encoding fibroleukin isoform X1, with product MIPLGSLSFLSLLSLYAGALLSSDASPACTHPPCRDSLVAAPIQPGTGAGAGTGACEGQTGTTACRMGLSLPAISDAPRKVEHRHDITQVQPKTGGVKERLVQLQRCMRSVQETGGPWSHGGQESNSLGAILALMAAVLTECDLHCHSQALGAMAKRLESAAVGREGEKDLLLFLKSITQHPPTVAPLERLHPQDCAEIYRLGIKENGIYTIQPDLHRPALEAKCDMETAGGGWTVIQNRWDGSLDFNRTWQEYQEGFGSPQGEHWLGNVALHALTATGQHQLRIELEDWHQQKRQATYNNFKVASEAQRYRLTAREYSGDAGNALSYSKRYNHDGRSFSTADRDHDRYAAGNCGHYYGAGWWFDACLAANLNGRYYRGRYSGVTNGIYWGTWYILTDGRTGERYSFKRVEMKTRPRNFVGTS